The Manis javanica isolate MJ-LG chromosome 14, MJ_LKY, whole genome shotgun sequence genomic interval TCATGTCACGATTTCgcaggctgtagatgaagggaTTTGCCAAGGAAGTCACCACTGTGAAGATGACAGTGGCCACCGTGTCTTGTACTGAGTAGGAGGATGAAGGGCGCATATAGACCCCCAAGATGGCCCCATAGAAGAGGGAGACCACAGTCAGGTGGGATCCGCATGTGGACAGGGCTTTACTTATTCCATGGGTAGATGGCAACTTCAGTACATCAGAGAAGATATAGGCATATGAAACAGTGATACATGTGAATGGTGTAAGAGACATAAGTCCACCTGCAACAGACACCATCAACTCGTTGATAAAGGTATCAGAACAAGACAGCTTTAGAACTGCATAAGGGTCACAGAAAAAGTGATGCACAGTATTGTTGGAGCAGAACGTGAGCTGGGCCATGAGGAGAGTGTGCAGGAGAGCATGCAGGTTTGTGATGACCCAGGATGCAGCCACCAGCAGGATACAGAGCTTGGGCTTCATGATCACGGTGTAGTGGAGGGGGCAGCAGATGGCCACGtaccggtcataggccatcacacTCAGGAGGAACCCATCCATGTTGATGAAAGTGATAAAGAAGTAGATCTGGGTCATACATTCCACATAGCAGATAGACTTGCTTCCCAGAGTGTGATTCAGCAGCATCTTTGGGACGGTGACTGAGGAAAAGCAGATGTCGACACAGGAGAGGCTGGCCAAGAGGAAGTACATGGGCGTATGGAGATGACTGTCACAGCTGATGGCCAAGACGATGAGAGAGTTCCCGATGACGGTGACCAGGTACATCCACAGGAATAGCCCAAAGAGGACCTCTTCCTGCCCTGACTGCCCAGAGAGTCCCAGGAGAAGGAATCCTGCCACTCTAGTCTGGTTGTCTCTGTCCATGTCTGCAGGGGAGAAAATGTGgtcaaaagtaaaattttattaattgggCTCTGTCTATTGTTTAGAGATTGTAACTTTTTAATCATACCAGATCCAAAGTTTGTTTATTAATATCACTTCAAATATAAAAGTAGATAGATTGATATGTCATCATTTGAGCAAAGTTCTTACAATAATGCTTTTGTCATTGAGAATTAACTCACATTCAATAATCCTTTGAAGTTAATttctataatttaaatttatatttagttATCTTTGATTACATACAGCCTAGTTCATACTTCACTAGCATTTTGTGAATATCTGATTTGTACAAAGTATTTTCACatacataatttctttttatctgaCAATGACAAGATAATCAGAGATAAAGCAACTGAACTCAGAGAGATTAGGTGATGACAGATTAGACTGGCAGAACTAAAATTTGCAGTCCCCAACAGCTAAAGTGtccttttctttacatttctccTTAGCTCTACCTCCAACTTCTTATTAgatatcatttattgaaaacataACCAAGTGCCAAGCACTGTATACTACCACTTTATATGCATTTTCTCATTATAGCCTTTTTAAATCTGTACATTTTAGAAATAAGCTTAATTAAGCAGATGGAAAAAAGTGAAGCAAGAagatttagatattttttaaggCCATCAGTTCTTTTACCTGAATAAAATGCTGCTTTATACAACGCATTCAAATTCATTTTCCCAAGATTATATTACTTTGAGAATCTGTCAGGTGGCTTATCCTCAACCTTGTGACTGCATGGCATCGAAATGTCCTTGCAGTAGCTCCCAACCATTGGCCCGGATGAGCTAACCATGCTAGTGAGGGTGTATGCAGAGGATTCTGCAAAGAAACTTCCTTTCTGCCTTATGTTAATCAAAATAAGATCAACTTGTTGTGGtagtttgtattatttttgaagaggaaaaagagattcATAGAGCAAAATTATGGAGGTACATTCAAGTGATAATTCCAGCCCTTAAAGAATCAATACAGACAAGAAGAATCAGATAAAGCATTGTGGATGCAATAGCCATGGAAGAAGTCACAGCATGTGGACAGTagagaggagaggaaatggcATTTCTGCTAAGGACTAAGGCCAGGGTTaaacaggaggaggaagggggtctCACAGCAGGTTAAGTGTCTTGACTGGCTGGGGCAGAGGATGTCACAGGCAATACAGGAGATTAGTTGTGGGTTGTACATTACATTGCAGCAGTGGAGTGTCCTAGCATTTTCAGGGTGAAATTAATAAAACCATATTTAAGTCATTTTCTCATAAATTATATCACAGAAGTAAAGGGTGAAAGGGCAGTACCAGGTGGTAGGCAGAGCCACACTCCAGAGAAGCGGTGATTAACGAAGAATATACAGGTTGGGGGTCAGAGGTTGCATCCAGGAAAACCCAATGCAATACTTGTACAGCTTTCTTCACTGTGCCCTGGTCTTAATGGCAGGCTGTTCCCTATAATGGAAATGGTAGTAAAAGGTGAGAAAGGTATAGCAGGATGGCAGGGAGGTTTTTCCTATTGCCTGGAAACTGCGTAAGGCCAAGAACAGGACAAGAGGCTTTATATAACACGAACTCTGTTGAGAGAGTGCCAACATTAAGGTTAGTCATGTCCTGTCAGTGTTTACTGGGACGATCCTACCAGGAGGACAATCAACACTGCCCCTACCCGCCAAGTCACTATGGGAAGAGGGGTGCCAGGACAAAGAGCAGTCATCCTCAAGGAAGTCCAAGTCCTCTCATCATATCACATTGGGAGATGAGAGAGCACTTCCTGGTCCTCAAACCTGAGGTGAGCTAGGTGGAAATCCCTCCAAAGACTGGGAGATGCTTGCATGATGGGAGACCATCGGTGGTTTTCTGGCTTAGCTGCTGAGCTTGTTGGCCAGCCCTTGCTTTCTCTGAGCAGGGACGAGGAAACTGGGTagagatggcagagctgggaacgGGATGGCAGAGAAGCTACCTGTGTGCTTGCCTGCATGCCGTCACCCATGTGCTGGGGCCACCCAGCACAAACTGATGAGAGCTGGATCTCCTGCCTCCAACACCCTCTGGAGGTTCCTCTGGAGGAACCCACAGAGACGAATCCATAAGGGAGCTGGCTTTTGTTTTCCTGCCTCAGTCAGTAACAACCAGAAAAGCAACAAACACCCCCAAAAGAAGGGCAGCTTCcttgggtggtcagggagggtaACAGCCTCTGGATTTCCTCTCTTTCTTGCTCCAATGCAGGAACAACTAGTTTTAGCAAAGTGAGGTGCCTGAGACTTAAACACATTGAACGCCACTCCCTCCTCAGCCACACCGCAGTCCAGGAAACACTGTGGAAGGGTGGAACACAGACTGAAGTCTTTGAATGTTTTTTGCTACTGAATAAgataaatttttataatatatgatGGCTTCAAACGGTAGAACATGACCAGGATGTTTTTATGACACCTATCAATAGAAGACAAGCTACTAGAAAAAAAGTTGCTTTCATTTCATGGCTTAAACACCAATAAATTGAGATCCCACAATGAATAGGTCATATAGCAAATTCCTCTCACTCTGACTGGATACTCACCACCACCTCTGAATTTTAATTCAACTTCCCAGGCAGCTTTCCTGACAGGGAGCCAGTGCTCTTACCAGTCCTCTTGACAGTAACGTCCATTTTGCATAACTTAAATATGTTGATGTCTGGCTCCATGTGTTAATCTCTGTGAGTCTCCTTAGCGTGTGACCCACTCTGAGACATCTGACAGATCTTCAGCACTGTTTGTGTTCATGGACCTTAAACTGAGGCTGCTTTGCACCTGGACTCACCCCAAGCCGATCCCTCTATGGGGTggtttaatgattgtgcattgagtcccctgtacagaattttattgttgttaactgttaacaaccatttgatcaataaatatgagagatgccctctcaaaaaaaaaaatatatatatatatacatgaaattgGGCCAAGATGTATTGGGTAAAGGCAAAAAGAAGAGAACAGGGTggtactattttttttcctttcatggctttttttttattggaatatagtcaatataaaattatggaaggaaaaaatttcactggtaaaagcaaacatatagtaaattaatcacttaaaagctagtatggTCAAAAAGACAGTAAAGTCAATTACATCTAAAAGTTATAGGAATCACTAAACAAAAAGTTGTAAAAGAAGATACTGTACACCATATACCATAAATTTTGGAGAAGGgggaataaaaatatatgttagaATGCGTTCAAATTTAAGTGACCATCGCCCTTCCTCCAGTGAGAAGATAATTGCCTATAGCTCAGAAAACAAGTCTTCACTAGACACTGAATCAGCTggccccttgatcttggacttttcaacctccatatatatatatacagaaaccttctgttgcttataagccacccagtctgttgtACTTTTGTTAAAGTGGCCTAAAGGGGCAAGACAATCAAATGCCGTCCGTAGTCCGAAAGCGGGCGATCCTCCTGACCAATCAGCAGAAGTCCAAGAGCAGCCTGATGCTACGTCACAACGCCGGCGCCCTTCACCTCACTTCACCTCACCGCATCGGTGTTTTATCATCACACGTCATCAGAAGAAAGGCATTTCCGAGCTAAGCTGGAAGGCGCCCTTCAAGTTTCAGTGTGCTGGAGACACGGTGGCACGGCCGCAGGGCTGCTGCCCGGCCACGGGAgcagagactgggacagctgcAGGCATGGAGAGGCGCGGAGGCAGCGGTGAGGGAGGActgcagacctgcagactgttgggtacagatgtaattctagtgctccacctatcGCCAGGAGAGCAAGTCAGCAGGGGCCCGATCCTTTAAGGAGCTGGCAAGGACAGAACAGATGGGTACATCTTACAGCTTATCGAAGGGACTCCATTTTCAGCTCCGACATGTGAAGAGCTTGGAAGTCATCACAACTGTCCTTACAAGAAAAGGCTGAACAAATTGAAAATCAATGACTTCTCTTAACCAATCAGAGAACTGGGGTCACTGGGATAATTGACAACCTGAAATCTGGAGAGACAGGTGAGCCCAAGATTCACAGAGGAGACATGCTAACGTGGAGCAGACTCAACCAGAGCTATAAATGAGTAATTACCTGGATGGTAATTCTGGCATATTGCAGGAGACAGAAGAGCATGGTTTAGCACCAGAGTGAGAAACTCCTGAAGTTTAACCACCAGGAATCCCACCGAGTACTCACAGTGAAGGCTAGAGAAAGATTCCTCCTGGGTCTGGCTGGGGAAAGAAAGATGATcattgtaaaatacatataatccaTTCTCCCTAACAAAAGGCAGTTCTCCAGGAGGAAACGCTTTCCTGCACTCTTATGTCACTTCTACGTAGGGCATTTCTACCACTGTAGCCTCCTTTAGGCTTTCTATCTCACAGAAGAGAtagcctccccctaccttctttaaaaactcgctgcctgtctgtTTACGCGTGAattccccagcctctatttctgtagactggggAAATCTCGCTCGGGGggtttgcattcaaataaactacctggcctttgttgcctctcttcgcctgcttattttggctagaatttatcttacagctaTATACATAGGATGTCATATAAGAAGCCACTGTAATCAAACCAAAAACCTACAaaactaaagaaagtcataaagcACATTtcaagagagcaagagaagaagagTCAGAGAAGAGCAAAAGAGCAACCAGGAAACACAGAACAAAGTGACAAGTATGCCCCTAACATTAATTCCTTTAAGGGTGGCACTATTAATTACAGATAAAGCAGTAATTAAGTCAATCACAAGCATAAatcacaaaagaggaaaaaatttttccttttatgacaaaggaaaaattcgTAGAACTTAATAACCATTTTGAAACATCAAACAATATGTAGCAATAGCTTAATAAGGCAAAGcctcacaaaaatttttaaagattaaattaatATCTTAATGATAGACTTAAACATACATTTCTCATAATTTGATAAAGTAGTTAATAAATATGGCAgagtttaaaataagaattttgattaaaaaatatgtacatattaaatatatgtatttccacCCTGTAAATGGAGAATAAACATTCTTATTTTAAGCTTAAAACAATGACAAATATTGACCATCTTCTTGGCTACAACAAAAAGTTCATGATAGAATCTTCAAACATTGATTTCATAGGATACATTCTTTTACAGCTTCTATCACAAAGCCAAAAATTAGAAACCAAAAATTAGAATGTAAAAGGAAATGTCCAGTtgataaaactaaaaaatgttcTTCATAATACCCatatgaaaaaggaaattaaaaccaaatgatttataaattaaaggaaaaactaaTATAAAAACCTGTGGGAAAAATAGCCTTTCATGCTTTTTTAATAATGAAGGAATAAtgaaaacaaccaggaaacatttattaaaatggtaataagtacatacatatagatactcaaatgtaaatagactaagtATCTCTATCAAAAGGCATAGGGtgactgagtggataaaaaacaagacccatctatttgctatgtacaagagactcacttcagaccaaaagacatacacagactaaaactgaagagatagaaaaagatatttcatgcaaataaggattttaaaaaactggagttgcaatacttatatcagactaaatagacttcaaaacaaagaaagtaacaagacacaaagaaggacattacataatgataaagggatcagtccaacaggaggatataacaatcataaacatCTATGggtccaacataggagcacttaaatatataaaccaaatactaacagaccaaGGAGTAATTGACAGCaaaacaataatagtaggggactttaataccccacttaaTCAATGGATATAGCATCCAGACAGGatataaacaagaaaatagaGATATTGAATGACATATTAgaccagatgaacttaacagatatattcagaaaattctatccaaaagcaacaagatatacatttttctcaagtgcacatggaacattcttcaaaacagatcacatattatgaCACAAAACAAGtatcaacaaattttaaaaattaaattacatttaatttaattaaaattgtatCATTCATATTCTCAGgtcacaatgatatgaaactagaaatcaattacaagagaaaaactagaagaaaaacaaacacgtggaggctaaacaatataaactaaataatcaatggatcaaagaacatatcaaagaggaaatcaaataatacatgtaaagaaatacaaacagaagCACAAcaattcaaaatatgtgggatgcagcaaaagcagttttaagagggaagttcacAGCAATACAAGCTTacttcaagaaataaaaacaaccccaaataaacaatctaaccatacaactaaaggaactagaaaaagaggaacaaagcacaaagttagtaaaaggagagacatactaaagatcagagcagaaaaaaataaaatagagaataaagcaatagaaaaaaaatcaatgaaaccaagagttcttgtgttcttatatactaacaatgaactagcagaaagaacaAACTAACAacaaaccagcagaaagagaaatcaggaaaacaattctatttacaattggaccaaaaagaataaaatacctaggaataaacctaaccaaggaggtgaaagacctgtactctgaaaactataagacacctatgagacaaattaaagaagacacaaataaatagaaatctatcccatgctcatggaaaggaagaattaacattgtcaaaatggccatcctgcccaaagaaatttacccattcaatgcaatccctatcaaaatgccaatggcatt includes:
- the LOC118969032 gene encoding olfactory receptor 1f45-like → MDRDNQTRVAGFLLLGLSGQSGQEEVLFGLFLWMYLVTVIGNSLIVLAISCDSHLHTPMYFLLASLSCVDICFSSVTVPKMLLNHTLGSKSICYVECMTQIYFFITFINMDGFLLSVMAYDRYVAICCPLHYTVIMKPKLCILLVAASWVITNLHALLHTLLMAQLTFCSNNTVHHFFCDPYAVLKLSCSDTFINELMVSVAGGLMSLTPFTCITVSYAYIFSDVLKLPSTHGISKALSTCGSHLTVVSLFYGAILGVYMRPSSSYSVQDTVATVIFTVVTSLANPFIYSLRNRDMKAALRKLIIRRLILSRP